CCGTGCTCAAGGGAGTTGGGCGACCCGTCGAACTGGTGCAGCGCTGGGGGCTGGGGGCCGCTTCGGGTTGGCAGGGCGTGGGTCATACCCGCATGGCGACAGAATCGGCGGTGACGCCGTCGGGATCCCATCCGTATGCCGTCGGACCCGAACAATGCCTGGTGCACAACGGCTCGTTTTCCAATCATGCCTCCGTGCGACGCGAACTCATCCGGGCCGGTGTCCAATTCGATTCGGACAACGACAGCGAAGTGGGCGCCCGGTTCGTGGCCAACCAACTCGCCCAGGGTCGCGACGTCGAAACCGCGCTGAAGGAACTGTGCGGCGCCTTCGACGGTTTCTACACGCTGGTGGTGTCCGACCACGATTCTTTTGCCGTGGTTCGGGATGCCATCGCGTGCAAGCCGGCCGTCATCGCCGAAACCGACGATTGGGTTGCGATCGCGAGTGAATACCGCGCGCTCGCTGCGCTGCCCAACGTCGAACTGGCTCGAGTCTGGGAACCGCAACCGGAGGTGGTGTACGCATGGAACAGGTAGTCACACGTTTCGATTTGAACAACGTTTCGCTGCGACAGGTGAATGCGGCCCTGCACGAGCGGGATCTGTTCGGGGAGTTCGTGATAGAGAACCCCGCCGGCGCGCACAACGTCGCGGTCGGCCTTGACGCGGCCGTGAAGGTGACAATCGAGGGACACGTCGGCTATTACGCGGCGGGTATGAACCAGCAAGCCGAGGTCACCATCGCCGGCAACGCCGGCACCGGCGTTGCCGAGAACATGATGAGCGGCACGGTGTGGGTTAGTGGCGACGCGTCTCAGTCGGCGGGCGCCAGCGCCCACGGCGGTCTGCTGGTGATCGAGGGCAACGCCGCGGCGCGATGCGGGATTTCGATGAAAGGCGTCGACATCGTGGTGGGCGGCAACGTCGGTCATATGAGCGCCTTCATGGCCCAGGCCGGCCGGCTGGTGGTGCGCGGCGACGTCGGGGAGGCGCTTGGTGACTCCATCTACGAAGCGCGAATCTACGTGCGCGGCAACGTCGCCACCCTGGGCGCCGACTGCGTGGCCAAAGAGATGCGCGACGAGCATCATGCTGAGTTGGCGCAGCTACTCAAGGCCGCCGGATACGAGGACGACAACACCGCGGACTACACGCGGTACGGCTCTTCCCGCTCGCTCTACCACTTCCACGTCGACAACGCGAGTGCCTACTGATGACCACTTCCGTGCCATTCACCGATCCCGGCGACGCTCGTGCCCGGATGGGACTCCGCGAGTCCGCCACCTTCGACCGCGGCACCATCGCGGCTATCCAGCGTGCGGCGGAGACGGGAATCTATGACATCCGCGGCTGGGGAGCCAAGCGGCCGCTGCCACATCTGGATGACCTGTTGTTCCTGGGTGCCTCGATGTCGCGCTACCCGCTAGAGGGCTACCGCGAGCGCTGTGGAACCGACGTGGTCCTAGGCGGTCGGCACGCCAAGCAGCCTCTGCACCTGGCGATCCCAGTCACGATTGCGGGGATGAGCTTCGGCTCGCTGTCCGCGCAGGCCAAAGAGGCGCTCGGCCGGGGCGCCAGCGAGGCCGGTACGTCGACAACGACCGGTGACGGCGGCATGACGGTGGAAGAACGCAGCCATAGCAAACAGCTTGTTTGCCAATACCTTCCGTCGCGCTTCGGGACGAATCCCGACGACCTTCGCAAGGCCGATGCCATCGAGATCGTGCTCGGACAGGGCGCAAAACCCGGCGGGGGCGGCATGCTGTTGGGTCAGAAGATCTCCGAACGCGTCGCGGCCATGCGCACGCTCCCGCCGGGCATCGACCAGCGCAGCGCGTGCCGGCACCCGGACTGGACGGGCCCCGACGACCTCACGATCAAGATCAACGAGCTGCGCGAGATCACCGACTGGGAGAAACCCATCTACGTCAAGATCGGGGCCTCCCGTACCTATTACGACGTGAAACTGGCCGTCCATGCCGGCGCCGACGTGGTGGTGGTCGACGGCATGCAGGGCGGCACCGCGGCGACGCAGGAGGTGTTCATCGAGCACGTCGGCATCCCCACCCTGGCCGCCATTCCGCAGGCCGTCCAGGCACTGCAGGAGCTCGGGGTACACCGCAAGGTCCAGCTGGTCGTCTCGGGCGGTATCCGCAACGGCGCCGACGTCGCCAAGGCACTTGCCCTGGGCGCCGACGCCGTAGCGATCGGCACGGCGGCGCTGATCGCACTGGGGGACAACCATCCGCAGTATGCCGCCGAATACGAGAAGCTGGGCAGCGCAGCAGGTTTCTACGATGATTTTCAGGACGGTCGCGACCCCGCGGGCATCAGCACGCAGGACCCTCAGCTCGCGGCGCGGTTGGACCCGATCGAGGGAGCCCGCCGGCTGGCCAACTACCTACGTGTACTGACCATGGAGGCGCAAACGATCGCGCGTGCGTG
This genomic stretch from Mycobacterium paraterrae harbors:
- a CDS encoding protein glxC; translation: MEQVVTRFDLNNVSLRQVNAALHERDLFGEFVIENPAGAHNVAVGLDAAVKVTIEGHVGYYAAGMNQQAEVTIAGNAGTGVAENMMSGTVWVSGDASQSAGASAHGGLLVIEGNAAARCGISMKGVDIVVGGNVGHMSAFMAQAGRLVVRGDVGEALGDSIYEARIYVRGNVATLGADCVAKEMRDEHHAELAQLLKAAGYEDDNTADYTRYGSSRSLYHFHVDNASAY
- a CDS encoding glutamine amidotransferase; this encodes MCGIVGLHLRNPDLYPQLGALLSVMLGEMQDRGADSAGVAIYGNPTWSPAGQSCVSLIGISGSAQAAADAVGSALGHTVDASFVDETLLLRSAVAPQLVLDAARAVFPNAVAAGFGRDLAVLKGVGRPVELVQRWGLGAASGWQGVGHTRMATESAVTPSGSHPYAVGPEQCLVHNGSFSNHASVRRELIRAGVQFDSDNDSEVGARFVANQLAQGRDVETALKELCGAFDGFYTLVVSDHDSFAVVRDAIACKPAVIAETDDWVAIASEYRALAALPNVELARVWEPQPEVVYAWNR
- a CDS encoding FMN-binding glutamate synthase family protein, with product MTTSVPFTDPGDARARMGLRESATFDRGTIAAIQRAAETGIYDIRGWGAKRPLPHLDDLLFLGASMSRYPLEGYRERCGTDVVLGGRHAKQPLHLAIPVTIAGMSFGSLSAQAKEALGRGASEAGTSTTTGDGGMTVEERSHSKQLVCQYLPSRFGTNPDDLRKADAIEIVLGQGAKPGGGGMLLGQKISERVAAMRTLPPGIDQRSACRHPDWTGPDDLTIKINELREITDWEKPIYVKIGASRTYYDVKLAVHAGADVVVVDGMQGGTAATQEVFIEHVGIPTLAAIPQAVQALQELGVHRKVQLVVSGGIRNGADVAKALALGADAVAIGTAALIALGDNHPQYAAEYEKLGSAAGFYDDFQDGRDPAGISTQDPQLAARLDPIEGARRLANYLRVLTMEAQTIARACGKAHVCHLEPEDLVAVTIEAAAMARVPLAGTDWIPGISGGL